The Phaeobacter gallaeciensis DSM 26640 genomic sequence CGCGAGGAGGCTTGGGCACATTGCAACAATTTCCGCTACCATGTCTGGTGGCACAAAGCGCTAATGCACTTGGACCAAGGCCAAACCGAGCAGGTTCTGGCACTCTATGATCATGAGATCCGCAAAGACAAAACGGATGATTACCGCGATATCTCCAACGCCACCTCACTGCTGATGCGGCTGGAACTGGAAGGCGTAGCCATTGGCGATCGCTGGGAAGAATTGGCCGAGCTTTGCGCCAACAGAACCGAGGATGGCTGTCTGATCTTTGCTGACCTGCATTATCTGCTGGCGCTGGTTGGGGATGATCGCAAACTGGAGACCGACCAGCTGGTGCAACGCATTCATGCCGACGCCCGCCGCGGCGCAAGTGAGAGCGATGCCCGGATGGCAACGCCCGGATGCGGTTTGGCGCTGGGACTGGAGGCGTTTGGTGAAGGCAACTACAGCGAAGCCTTTGGATATCTGGCGACGGGCCGTGGTTCGCTGCAACTGGCCGGTGGCAGCCATGCCCAGCGGGACGTCTTTGAACGCGTAACCATTGATGCAGGCCTCCGGGCGGGCCGGCTGGATGCAGTGGAAGCCATCCTCAATGAACGGCGGGCCCTGCGAGGCGGCGCCGAAGACAGCTATGCCCAGGCGCGCCGCACCCTGATTGCTGCCGGACGTGGTGCGCCAGGCGCACAAAGCGTCCCGGCAGAATAACCGAAGTAAGGACACGACAACCTATGGCGACCATCTCGCCCTTTCCCGGTGCCAAGGGCACCGAGACCACTCCAGTGGCCAATCGCCCGGTTGCCCCGCAATCGGACGTGCAGCCGCGTGCGCCCCGTGATCCACGTCTGGATTTCTACCGGGGCATTGCGATGTTCATCATCCTTTGCGCCCATATCCCCGGCAACCGCTGGACAGGATGGATCCCGGCACGGTTTGGCTTCTCCGACGCAACAGAGATCTTTGTCTTCTGTTCCGGCATGGCCTCAGCCATCGCCTTTGGCGGGACTTTCGGTCGTCAGGGATGGCTGATTGGTAGCGCACGGGTTCTGTTTCGTTGCTGGCAGGTGTTCTGGGCGCATATCGGACTGTTTGTGTTTATCGCGACCAGCATGGCTGCGCTGGATCTCTATGGCAGCTTCGACAAAAGCTATATCGCCTCACTCAATCTGCGCCCGTTCTTTGAAAACCCGGTGCCACAGCTGGTCGGGCTGATGACGCTCAGCTACGTGCCGAACTATTTCGACATCCTGCCGATGTATCTGGTTGTTCTGGCACTGATGCCCCTGATGATGGGACTGGAACGTATCGGGATCTGGGCCGTTGCTGCCGCTTCAATCGGGATCTGGCTGCTCGCCAACCCCTATATGGTTGGTCTCGGGCCTGATGGGCTGTCGCTCTCAGCTGAACCTTGGTCCAGCCGGGAATGGTTCTTCAATCCGTTTGGCTGGCAGCTTTTGTTCTTTACCGGCTTTGCCTTCATGAAGGGCTGGCTGCCTGCACCGCCCGTCTCCCGCGTGCTGATGGTCGTGGCCGCATCCTACCTCATCCTACTGGCCCCCTTCGGGTCCTGGAAGGTCTTTCTCTGGGTCGAGGCCTGGAACCAGGACCTTGCCGACCTCATCCGTCCCACCTGGAAGCAGACGGCGCAATGGCGGGAGAAAACCGACTTTGGCCTGCTGCGCTTTGGGCACTTCCTGTCGCTGGCCTATCTCGGTTGGGTGATCGCAGGTGAAGGCGGTCGACGCCTGATCGCATCGGGCCAGTCAACAGCGGCCCGCGTCTGGGCCGTGCTCCTGTCGCTGATCACCAAGGTCGGTCAGCAATCGCTTGCGGTCTTTGTCTTCTCGATGGCACTGGCACGGCTCCTTGGCTTTGCCATGGATCTGACCGACCGGTCTGTCCTGACAACCGCATTTTTCAACCTCACAGGGTTTGGCCTGATCATTGGCTGCGCCTATATCGCTGCCTGGTTCAAATCGCATCCATGGAAAACCAAGAGATGAGAGCATTTTCGCGACGCACCTTTCTGGCAAAGGCCTTGTCCAGCGCTGCACCCTTTGCGCTTGGAGCGCTGACATCGCCCGCATTGGCGACGGGTGGTCCGGCCTTTTCGCGCGAAACCGTGGTGTCCCTTGCCCGCGATCTCGCAGCCGCCCCCTATGCGCCCCGCGCCAGCGTTCCGCAGGATTGGCAGGAACAAAGCTATGAGGACTATCAGACCCGCTGGTTCCGCAGCCGTGACGCGCTCTGGTCCAAAACGCCGCGCAGCTACAATGTCGATTTTTTCCTGCCGGGGCTTTACTTCCCCCGCCCGGTAGAGATTTTCACCGTTGAAAATGGCCTGGCACAGCCAGTGGCCTTTGATCTGTCGCTGTTTGATAAAACGGATAAGGCGCCTGATCTCAGCATTGACGACAGTCTTGGTTATTCCGGCTTTCGCCTGCGCACCGATCTGAAAGAACCGGGCAAGAAAACCGAGTTCTGCGTCTTTCAGGGGGCGAGCTATTTCCGCGCCATCGGGGCCGTGCACACCTACGGGCTGTCGGCCCGAGGGCTGGCCGTGAACACGGCCACCGCAAAAGGCGAAGAGTTCCCTGAATTCATATCGTTCTGGCTCGAAGCTCCAGTACCGGGCCAGAAAAACATGGTGGTTCACGCACTGATGGATTCCCCATCAGTCACTGGCGC encodes the following:
- a CDS encoding tetratricopeptide repeat protein; this translates as MMQDIFGQDTSLTDPAALENWNAVQMGVLSHAAAAPQHLGALLEAAPEFALAQAAKGMFVLLLGRAELMQAAHDAYAAAKSTEDGALPRERHYISALGAWLEGRPSAAIAEMETVLRSHPEDALAMKLSHAIRFILGDSTGMRRSIERVLPAYAPDHAGRGYLLGCHAFSLEETGAYDLAEATGRQALWMAPDDAWGLHAVAHVHDMTGNSRAGLDWLTGREEAWAHCNNFRYHVWWHKALMHLDQGQTEQVLALYDHEIRKDKTDDYRDISNATSLLMRLELEGVAIGDRWEELAELCANRTEDGCLIFADLHYLLALVGDDRKLETDQLVQRIHADARRGASESDARMATPGCGLALGLEAFGEGNYSEAFGYLATGRGSLQLAGGSHAQRDVFERVTIDAGLRAGRLDAVEAILNERRALRGGAEDSYAQARRTLIAAGRGAPGAQSVPAE
- a CDS encoding OpgC family protein; the protein is MATISPFPGAKGTETTPVANRPVAPQSDVQPRAPRDPRLDFYRGIAMFIILCAHIPGNRWTGWIPARFGFSDATEIFVFCSGMASAIAFGGTFGRQGWLIGSARVLFRCWQVFWAHIGLFVFIATSMAALDLYGSFDKSYIASLNLRPFFENPVPQLVGLMTLSYVPNYFDILPMYLVVLALMPLMMGLERIGIWAVAAASIGIWLLANPYMVGLGPDGLSLSAEPWSSREWFFNPFGWQLLFFTGFAFMKGWLPAPPVSRVLMVVAASYLILLAPFGSWKVFLWVEAWNQDLADLIRPTWKQTAQWREKTDFGLLRFGHFLSLAYLGWVIAGEGGRRLIASGQSTAARVWAVLLSLITKVGQQSLAVFVFSMALARLLGFAMDLTDRSVLTTAFFNLTGFGLIIGCAYIAAWFKSHPWKTKR